One window from the genome of Sandaracinaceae bacterium encodes:
- a CDS encoding sugar transferase — MNRRTLDLVLAGGAAGFFLPVQLAAAALIRLEDGDPAIFRQERLGRGRVPFVVPKLRTMRDGEVTRVGRWLRATGLDETPQFLCVLRGDMAIVGPRPLTAADVARLGWTDPAHDARFDVAPGITGLAQVLGGVSARHSRALDALYARRASVRLDLWLIGVSFAMNVAGKERVRSWLRRGPRPLGRPARPLERWAATIARAGVSQPR; from the coding sequence GTGAACCGTCGCACCCTGGACCTCGTGCTCGCGGGCGGCGCGGCCGGCTTCTTTCTGCCGGTTCAGCTGGCCGCGGCGGCGCTCATCCGCCTCGAGGACGGCGACCCCGCGATCTTCCGCCAGGAGCGGCTCGGCAGAGGCCGGGTGCCCTTCGTCGTGCCCAAGCTCCGCACCATGCGGGACGGCGAGGTGACCCGGGTCGGGCGGTGGCTCCGGGCGACGGGGCTCGACGAGACGCCGCAGTTCCTCTGCGTGCTGCGCGGCGACATGGCGATCGTGGGGCCGCGCCCGCTGACCGCCGCGGACGTCGCCCGCCTCGGCTGGACGGATCCGGCGCACGACGCGCGCTTCGACGTCGCGCCGGGAATCACCGGCCTCGCGCAGGTCCTCGGTGGGGTGAGCGCGCGGCACTCGCGGGCGCTGGACGCGCTCTACGCGCGACGCGCCTCGGTGCGGCTCGATCTGTGGTTGATCGGCGTGTCGTTCGCCATGAACGTCGCCGGGAAGGAGCGCGTCCGGAGCTGGTTGAGGCGCGGCCCGCGACCGCTGGGCCGCCCCGCGCGACCGCTCGAGAGGTGGGCGGCAACGATCGCGCGCGCCGGGGTGTCCCAACCCCGATGA
- a CDS encoding radical SAM protein has protein sequence MTISPEAPFREHVRPRPLPRPFREPPPLPRGTGRPGRKTALLINPFYPKDPHASFGKHVLTPTLALTSVAGATPADWEVAYWDENLLSGPAPAAPPPAVVGITVHLTFAERAFALARAYRAMGSKVVLGGLHVISCPEECAPHADALAIGDGVQLWGRILDDAAHDRLAPRYEVDFRSDYAADPAPRRDLLPRRAFLTTTSLNATRGCHNRCGFCYLATDGLRMPYRMRDPAQIAREIEQDGQPYVVFTDNNLGSSKRYLHRLCEALRPLEIIWSAAVTIDVTDDPSLVRAMALSGCTGVFIGFESLSGDNLDDARKKTPRPEDYARRVRLLHDHGVQVNGSFVVGFDHDRPGCFAELADWVEDNRLENATYHILTPYPRTPLFRQLEAEGRILHRDWRRYDTAHVVFQPKHLRPDELQRGYEWLYQRTFSPSSIWRRRPDDPRAVPPYLAMAYLYKRSNPLWRLLIEKDLTQWAWRPLVEWTRLRHVSRRAELAARPLEGAVTKVRLPTVVHASV, from the coding sequence ATGACGATCTCGCCCGAAGCCCCGTTCCGCGAGCACGTGCGCCCGCGCCCCCTCCCTCGCCCCTTCCGGGAGCCGCCCCCGCTGCCGCGCGGGACCGGACGGCCCGGACGCAAGACCGCGCTCCTCATCAACCCGTTCTACCCGAAGGATCCGCACGCCAGCTTCGGCAAGCACGTGCTGACCCCGACCCTCGCGCTCACCAGCGTGGCCGGGGCGACGCCGGCCGACTGGGAGGTGGCCTACTGGGACGAGAACCTGCTGAGCGGCCCCGCGCCGGCCGCCCCGCCCCCCGCGGTGGTGGGCATCACGGTGCACCTCACCTTCGCCGAGCGCGCCTTCGCGCTCGCGCGCGCCTACCGGGCGATGGGCTCGAAGGTCGTGCTCGGCGGGCTGCACGTGATCTCGTGCCCCGAGGAGTGCGCGCCGCACGCGGACGCGCTGGCCATCGGCGACGGCGTGCAGCTCTGGGGACGCATCCTCGACGACGCCGCGCACGACCGGCTCGCGCCGCGCTACGAGGTGGACTTCCGGAGCGACTACGCGGCGGATCCCGCGCCGCGGCGAGACCTCTTGCCGCGCCGCGCCTTTCTCACCACCACCAGCCTCAACGCGACCCGCGGATGTCACAACCGCTGCGGCTTCTGCTACCTCGCCACCGACGGGCTGCGCATGCCCTACCGGATGCGGGACCCGGCGCAGATCGCGCGCGAGATCGAGCAGGACGGCCAGCCTTACGTCGTCTTCACCGACAACAACCTGGGCTCCTCCAAGCGCTACTTGCACCGCCTGTGCGAAGCGCTGCGCCCTCTCGAGATCATCTGGAGCGCGGCGGTCACCATCGACGTGACCGATGACCCCTCGCTCGTCCGCGCGATGGCGCTGAGCGGCTGCACGGGCGTCTTCATCGGCTTCGAGAGCCTCTCGGGCGACAACCTCGACGACGCACGCAAGAAGACGCCGCGGCCCGAGGACTACGCGCGACGGGTGCGGCTGCTCCACGACCACGGCGTCCAGGTCAACGGCAGCTTCGTGGTCGGCTTCGATCACGACCGGCCGGGCTGCTTCGCCGAGCTGGCCGACTGGGTCGAGGACAACCGCCTCGAGAACGCCACCTATCACATCCTCACGCCCTACCCGCGCACGCCGCTCTTCCGGCAGCTCGAGGCCGAGGGGCGCATCCTGCACCGCGACTGGCGGCGCTACGACACCGCGCACGTCGTCTTCCAGCCCAAGCACCTGCGGCCCGACGAGCTGCAGCGCGGCTACGAGTGGCTCTACCAGCGGACCTTCAGCCCGTCGTCCATCTGGCGCCGGCGACCGGACGACCCGCGCGCGGTGCCGCCCTACCTGGCGATGGCCTACCTCTACAAGCGCTCGAACCCCCTCTGGCGCCTGCTGATCGAGAAGGACCTGACGCAGTGGGCCTGGAGACCGCTCGTGGAGTGGACGCGGCTGCGGCACGTGAGCCGGAGAGCGGAGCTCGCCGCGCGGCCGCTCGAGGGCGCGGTGACGAAGGTGCGCCTCCCGACCGTGGTGCACGCCAGCGTGTGA